GTCAAAACTTTGATACACTTTTaacagataatttttttttctgaaagaaaCTGCTGCTAAGAAAAGGAGCCCTCACAGCCTTTACGTTCATGTATTTGAAAATGACCTGTAGTCTGGAATTAATCTCCTCTCTCTGTGATGCTGATTTTACCTAAGGAGCTACCAGCTAATTTGAGCtttaacagaaatgttttaattgaCCAACTGTAgtcagtttttaaataatttatatgAGTGTGTTGTCAATGATTTCAAGAAAGCTGTAAGCAGCAATACTGGAGGGAAAGCAATCAGCCCATTCTGATCAGGCATGTTTTCAATGTCCACTGCATCAGTTGAATTCATACTAACAACATGGTGTGTACCTGGGGCTGAATATTTGCAGCTTTCAAAGCATCCAGTAATCTGTGGTAGTAGTTGAGTCCAGCTTCATTAATGTTCTTATTAGTGCCGTCAGGAAGCACTCTGGGCCAGGATACAGAGAAGCGATAGTGGGTCACTTTCAACTTCTTCAGCACCTCAATATCCTCGTCAAGCTTGTTGTAACTATTGCAAGCAACATCGCCATTATCGCCATTGGCCACTCTCCCAGGAGTGTGGGAAAACTCATCCCAGATATTAAATCCCTTTCCATCAGCTCTCCAACCACCTTCAATCTGAAATGTAAGAAAAGCAGTATTAAAAAAGCAGCTATAGTAAACACTCTCTGCATCCCaccccagctctcctccactcCAATGTGCCATAGCAGTATGAAGTTCTTTCTGCCACTCTTGAAACAGATTTGGGATGATATTGCCTACCTGGAAAGCGGCACTTGCAGTGCTCCAGGCAAAATCTTTAGGGAAATCTGCATAAAGTGGCGTCTCATCTTCTGTTACTGGGAAACCATTGTCCTTTATGACCTGGCAATAAGAGAGAGCTGAGAACTTGGCTGTCCTCGGCCGGTTTGGGTTATTGAAGTCAACATGGTGCAATCCAAACAAAAAGTTGTATGAATTCATCCAGTCAAAAGAATCCATGAGAGATGTTGCCATGTATCCTTTCACGTTTACACCGTCAAGATTTTGAGCTGCATGTTATAGGAGAGAAATAACGTCATTAGTAATAAAAATGGACATTTGTAGATATATAGCCTATACTAGTGTGTTATACTATGTAATTACACATAATGATCAAAAAGTAAGAGGTACTGCATGTGTATATCTAATCGGTATATTATTTAAGAGAACTAGTTGACTGTGCCAACCAGAGTTTAGCTTCAGCATGTAGATTATAATTTAATGAACATGATGTAACTCACCCTTTAAAGCCTCATCAACATAGGTTTTGTAGTAAAATACTCTCTCTATGTCATCAAGTGTGATAGGATATGGTGAAGGCATGCCATTCTCGGTAACATAAATCTGTGGATTTCCATACTCCTCCTTGATCCAGTTGAGGAGTCTTCTCAAGCCCCATGCCACAGCTCGTTGTCCTGCGTAGGCCGTAGTTGGTGAATCAGGTTCCTCTGTTTCTAACACGTCCCTGTCTTCACCATATGAATAAGGGGAAAGCTTTCCTGTAGCAAATGTTACTACCTTTGTAGTGTAATGGTTTATACAGAACATGTCAGCAGTTCCCTTGATGTAGTTCTTTTCCTCTTCAGTGAAGGAAGGTAGTCTTGACTCTGAGAGGTCTTGGAGTTCACTTTTGGCTGAAACTTGCCACTTCATCGCATCAGGATAGTCACCATTCTTAAAAATAGGATGTGCAAACCAACCCAGTTGGAATTGCAGTGCACGGTCAGCAGATTCCACATCACGTGGAAAATTGGCATCTTTAGGTTCAATCCAATCTGCATTGAGAGCAATGGATACTAGACCTCCTTGGGATACACGATACTTGTCATCATATGTATGATAAGCCTTGGCGTGAGCTTTGATCAGGTTGTGTGCAACTATGTATGGTGAAATTCCTGGATTCTTAATGCTTGGTGGGATCGTTCCAAGCCCATATCCTAACCATGCAATTGAGTGAGGCTGGTTGATGGTCATCCACAGTTTCACTCTGTCACCAAAGGTGGCAAAGCAGAAGTCACAATAGTCATTGAAAATGTCAATCATGTCTACATTCTCCCAGCCACCGCGGTCTTGCAAAGCTTGAGGGAGGTCCCAATGGTAAATTGTCACCATGGGAGTGATTTTATTTGCCAACAGGCCATTAATGAGTCTATTGTAATAGTCAACACCTTTCTGGTTCAGGGATGAACGAGTACCATCAGGAAAGATCCTGGACCAGGACAAAGAGAATCTATATGACTTCACCCTCAGAGCTCTCAGCATGTAGAGGTCTTCATCAAGTCTGTTGTAACTGTCACAGGCTACATCTCCAGTTGCATCAGCAGGCATAGTGCCAGGTGTATGAGTATACACATCCCAGATACTGGGCCCCTTTCCATCAGCATCCCAGCCTCCTTCAATCTGGTAAGCTGAAGATGAAACTCCCCAACTGAAGTCTTGGGGGAATGTGCCATAGTGGTACATGTGTCTGTCGAATTTTGACTGGTGTGAGAATTTCTCCCAGATGACCTTTGATTTAGATGGAACCTCTGATGGTGGTAAAGCTGGTGCACGGTGAGGGAGTTGCATCTTCACCCCTTCATAAACATCACCTTTGCTCAAAGCAAAACCGTTTTGCTCAATAACTTGTGAATAGAAATATGCAGACTGCTTTGGGGTTCTCGGTCTCTCAGGATTTTCAAAGTCGACATAGTGAAGACCAAATCTTTCACTGTAGCCTTGTTTTCCCTCAAATCCATCCATGAGTGACTGCACTGTGAACCGCTGCACATTCACTCCATCAGTGAGTATTGCtacaaaatggacacaaaacagcacattaAAGATGGAGGTTTATCCCAACTAGGTTTAATAAATGGTTTTCTATTTGAGAAATCTCAGACACTAACCTTTCAAGGCCTCATTGATGTAACCCCTCATGTACTCGATTCTGCTGGTGTCATTGAAAGTGTCCCCACCGTACTCTGTTGGCATCCCATTCCCAGTTATGTAGATGGGCACATTAACAACATTCAAGTACTGCTTGGAAATGTAGTTCAGAAGCATTCTCAGTCCCGAAGGTGAAGAAAAGATCCAGTTAGAAGCTGTGGAAGACCATGATGGGTCCACACTTTCCTGGAAGTCACCCACTCCCTGAGGACCAGGAGTGCAGCCACCATCAATGTTGCTGACCAACCGGGAAGTATAGTGGTTCAGTCCAAAAAAGTCAGCAGTTCCAAGTATCCTCTTGCTCTCTGAGGGAGTAAAAACTGGAAGTCTTGCAGGCTCAGAGCTGGGACACTTATTTCTTTTCAGTTCAATCTGAGTTTTGAGTTCTGCAGGATAATCTCCATCTACAAATATAGGGTGTGCAAACCAGCCCAGCATGAACTGCAGGTAGCGATCTGCAGCTGCTACGTCTTCAGGTATAGCGGGGTTTTTGGGTTCAGCCCAGTCAGAGTTCAGCGCAATGCCCACTTTCCCTCCTTGTGTCTTCCTGTAATTGTCATTGTAGACATGCCAGGCTTCAGCATGGGACTTGAGCATATTGTGGGTGacctgaaaagacaaaatatggtCAATGCACcagaacaacaatgaaaaaagaaaaaatcattcTATATATTTTGTAATAGCAATTCTCTTACCTGATAGGAAGAAACCACATAATCCTTTATTCCAGGGGCGTGCTCACCAGTGCCATACCCAGCATGGCTCACCACCCAGGGACTGCTGAATGTGTTCCAGGTCTTGACCCTGTCTCCAAACCTGGAGAAACAGAAGTCTGCATAGTCCTTGAAAGCTTCAACAATGGATGGGTTGGTCCATCCACCAGCATCTTGGAGTGCCTGGGGCAGATCCCAATGATAGAGAGTGACAACAGGTTGTATGCCAGATTCAATGAGAGCATCGATCAGCTTGTCATAATAGAGAGCCCCTTTCTCTGATAGGCTTCCTCGGTGGCCTGAGGGGAAAGTACGGGCCCAGGAGATGGAGAACTGATAGGTGTTGACTTGAAGACCTCGCAGGATGTAGACATCATAGTCCACCTTGTTGTAACTGTCACATGCTAAATCAACTGTCTGATTTTCAAAGGCTTGATGCTCATGACTAAAACGGTCCCAAATGGTTTCTCCCTTCCCATCTGCTTTCCAGCCTCCTTCAACCTTGAAGGACTCAGTGGAGGTGGCCCACTGGAAACCAGGGGGGAAGGATTCCTTCAGGAAGGCGTCTCTTACAGATGAGGACATGGTGGCAAAATGGTTCCAAGTTTTGCAGTAAGTCGTTGAACACGATGATGTCAGTAGATTGTTTCTGTTGTCCAAGGCATCTCTTTGATGTTATTGCATGACAGTCAAAGGAACAAGAAAATAAAGTTAGCTGGGGATACTTATTGATTTATGCATATATTTAGGGCCATGACAATAGAAAATACCTTTTTGGAGGAGAGTCAGCTAGATGTAACATATTCACCATGTCAATTCCAACAATAGTTTGGCCTCTATTACTCACTTCTGTAAAAGTAGAATCAAAAGAGTCATTCTGCATGTTTCTTTCATTGTTGTAAAATTACATCAGAATAATTGAATCTGAGATGCTTAACATGACACAGTTGTACACAAATGTAGCCTTGTCAAGGTATTAAGTACATTTCTGAGTGTGACTGCCAAATATCACTTACAAGAATTAGTTGTATGTTTTTACAGGAGAGCAAATCAAAATATTGATCACCTGTACATTTTGCTTTTCAACAGTTTTGTAATATTGAAGTCGTGACTTCTTATTACCTTTAAAGAGTTTGGTATCCAACACAAACTCATGAGGAGAACAGTTGATAGTATTCAGCTCATAAATTACTATGGGTGTGTCTCCACACTTTCCCTGcaagaaaacataaacattCATGTTACAACATCCCCAGAATCAGACAGAGTAGGTTTACCATGTAGTCGATTAATGGAAACTATATTTTGAAATAACCTGTGACATACCATCACGCTTTGGAGCTCCTTGGCCAAGTGTTGTCCAGTGGCGCAGTCATATTTAACTTTAATGGACAGGAAATCTAAATATGTCTGAAACACAGGTACAGAAATGGAAATGTAGCTGAACATGGAATACATGTTGCTTTTCCCAAACAAAATTAACTTCACATGTTCCTTTAACAGCTACATACTGTATTTTAGAAATTATCTTGACATAGTCATACAGTCTTATTGCTGTACTGCTCATGAGCACAATTCTTACTTTTACTCTTTaaactgtatgttttgttttatgtgactGTAGGATCTTACCAGCAGTTGGGTATTACAGATGTCTGGAATTTTACTGGCCTTTGTCCCAACTGATACTTGTCCATCTGCACAAAGTTTGATTCAGTTATTAATTTACCATTTCCCTCCCACAACAAACTGACAGGTTACATTTTCCTCCCTCCTGCATTATTTAATCTCTGTTATCATGACCTTTGGGACATGTGGTTAATAGTTATTGAAAACTATCATTTTATAGAACACATCCATAATTCAGGTGCATCTAATAAAAGTAGACAACAacagaacatgaaaaaaacaactcttgTGAAATGTGATTACAAGCTAAAGTACATGTGGAAATACAGTCATGGGGATTACATTGTAAATAGGTATTTTaatatataatgaaaaaaagctGAGAAGATTTTATCTCTTATTTGTATGTTTAGGACACACAAGAATTCCTGTTGCCCATGTATCACCAGCAATAAATGTCGTTGTTTTTCTAATTGAAATTTAGTAACTGAACCTGGCAATGAACCTCTGAAATCCTGCTGGATGAATCCAGTGGGTCCCCATTGTAAACATTTGTGATGTAATACACACAAAAGTCAGTCTGACTTTGTATACAtgtgtgtaatgtgtaaatCTGATGCTACCGCAAAACTACTGAAACATGATTTGAAAACTTTGATGGACTGCAAAGCTTGAATGAAGTCATActataaacagataaatatatgCACATCAGACAGCATAGGGACATTATAAACACTACTCTGTCAATAAAACATGAGGTTAGAACAGATTAAGAACATTTTCTAATTATGTTACTCAAACTCAgcacatatttttgtcaaaatgcaagtaaaatagtaaaatgtaTGGATGAAAAATTCAGGAGACTGTAGTGCTCAAATTGAACACAACATGCTTCATTGATCTcatatttgttttcttgacataCCTTCTCTATTTGATACACGTATTTAGCCTAATCTTATGTcagttaaatattaatatatcgGGTAGAATGAGTGAGTGGATGAATGATGTATGagtgacatttgtttttgtgtgtgttttgttctttgaGCAATTTTGTGAATTTAATATGCTGACCGGGAAGTAGGGTGGGAGGAAGGGAGTAAAAGGGGtgaaaacaaagagaacaaGGGCAGCAATTTATTATGCTAACCCtatcaatgttttgtttttcttttctttttgcatttgtcTTAATTGTTGTCTgcaaaaaatcaataaacagtTGATCACAAAAAAAGTAACTGTGAAACTGCAACATGTTTTAACCACAGAGTCAAAGTTGGTGTCTCCTTGGAAAATAATTTACTGGCGCCATCCAGAGGTCATCCATTGACATTGACAAACGTGAAAACACTATaatcaaaatgtttatttttctaaagaaaatattgctAAAATATTATTGAATGCTGAAGCAGCATTGATCACATGACTTTGACAAAGAAGGCGTGACATGGATCATGGATCATGTCATGGATCCAAAGATTTACTAAGCACAGAATGTGAATCTGAATTTCAagataaaattgtgaaaattgaATGTATAGAGGTGAATGTTCAGTGACGATCAAATACAATTTTAGTGCAACAGAATTCAATTTCAAACTGTTAGTTTCAAGTTTATTGGgatacagttttaatttgttacATAGCAGttcaaaatatgttaaattatatttttcttttattttacatttttcacatatttctgcCCATAGAGACAAAAGCACATAATAGAGTaacaactgtaaataaatatgaattaagGTGTGTTAAGTTCCTGTATCAGATTATGTTTAAATTATAATCATTAAAGCCATGTTAGACATGCAATTTATCATTacctattaaataaacatgtattAAATATAATCTGCAACGACATTTCCACCAACCAGCTTCATAATAAATTAGATAGcacattttgtgacattttgagcTCTGACTAATGTAGAGGCCATTTGACTCAAAATGTTAAACACAGCTCTTCTACATTGTtgcattaaatatgaaaaaaaaaagcctgacaGAATTTTGGCTGGTTTTGACTTTCTTCCTAAGCTTTCCTTACATTCTGTTCATCTTATATAATTCCTGAGATGATCTCTTCAACTTCTTTCTTGTTATCACGAGCCCATACACAACACCTATGATCCCAAGGAGACTTACAAGGAGAAATCCGAACAGGACATAAAGTGACACTTCAGCATCATCAGCTGAAAGCTGCCGACCCAAGAAGTCCACTTTGTCCATAGGATAACCAGACATGGTTGTCTTTACAGGGGCCTCTGCTGTAGTTGTATGCGAGGGAGTTGCGGCTGTAGCTGAAGCTGCAGGTGTAGCTGTTGTGAGAGCGGGACAAGAATCAactaaaatgtcatcatttgcTCCTGTTAGGTGAATATTTAACACACAGACTAAATCCAGGCTCGATTTAAAACTGGTATATGTTCTGCACACTGCACTGCCCAGAATTGAAACATTGAGCAAGTTTTACTTCCTAAATATGACAGTTATTGCatatgttttaaatatgttCTCTTAGTTATTATGTTACCTTCAGGGTTCAAACACTCATGGGGTCCAAGGGCCGGATCTTTGAAGCCATTGCAGTTGATGATGGCGGTATAGTAAGATGCTGACATTTTAGGGATGCGAGGCAGAGCAGGGTCTGAGCGGTTCACAAAGAAAAGTCCAAATCGCTCAGCATAGCCTTCGGCCCACTCAAAGTTGTCCATTAATGACCAGGCTGTGTAGCCTCTCAGATCAGCTCCATCCAGAACACGGGCTGAGACGACAACAGGAATATATTTAACATGCAAGTACACAGTATaaatcaaaaacattcaaactgGCTCAGTGAATTTGGATAATTATTTGTTGTTGGTCTTTCTCTTACACAAACCATTCATTTGAAATACAAGGGATGAAAAGAATCTAAGCAgtaaaattccaataaataTGTCCACTCCTCATTCTATATTGACTACTGTACCTTTCAGGCCCTGGTTAATGTAATTCTCGTAGTAGTACTTTCTGTGGACATCATTCAAGTCCACTGCTCCTTTTTCTGAGACTCCATTCTCTGTGACATAGATTTGTGGGTTTCCATACTCATCCTTAATATATTCGAGAAGTTTCCTAAATCCAAATGGAGTGATCCTCAACCAGGCGGAACCAGTTTCAAGCCAGGTGCGGTCGCTCATTGTTGCAGTACCCCTAAATATGGGATTGGACATCAAAGCTCAGGATCAGTATAGCTTGTAACTCTGGCTTGAGTCTATTGCTGTccagtacaaaaataaacatttccagGTACATATCCATAAATGTATTATTGAAACAGGAAGCTAAACATTCTGACACATCTTCTACTCAGGTATTTTGCGgtacaaagaaaacaggaatcaaaTGTTACCTCAGAGTCACTTTTTATTACCTGTCAGAATCATAGTCCTGTGAATCTCCTACATCAATATGGAATGCAAGAACACTGGTGTAATGGTTTAAGCCAAAGAAATCATGAGTCCCATTGATCCTTTGGATTTCCTCAGGGGTAAACTCCGGAAGCCTAAATTAAgaaacagggtttttttttccaaaacttaTCCAGGAAATGACTTCAGTTTACTTAACCAGATGATGAAAGGGTTCATATTGATTAAGGCTTCAACCTCACACGTCTAGCCATTGTCGTGGTACACCCTGTACTAGTTTTCAATTACCGCGATTGAGGGAGGCCTGCAGCGAGGCTTCTTTCACGAATGGTTGTTCTCATTATTTCGGGATAATCGCCTTTGAAGATGGGATGGGCATACCAGCCAAGGAAgaactgcagaaaaatgtccaTGTTATGTGATTAGTTGAAGACAAATTCAGCGAAAACCAGTTGACATCCTGACTCTTAAAAACATCAAGTAAACGTTAAAGGTGAAAGAACACAGTAAAAAGTGGCAGATCCAGTTCTACTGTTGACATCTGTGTTTTATTACCTCCAAGTAGCGCTTGGCTGCATCTACATCCTGCTGCTTATATGGGTTCCTTGGCATTGCCCAATCAGAATTGAGAGTAATGGAGATGATACCACCTTGCGTTGCTCGATACTTGTCATTGTAGAGATGCCAGGCCTCAGCATGGGCCTTGATTAGGTTGTGAGCTGCAATGTAGTGCTTCCCAGTGACCcctgaaacatttcaaattagGGCATACCACATTTaacttatgtttatattgtttCAGGTGTGATATAGAAGTTAAAACCTGTTCTTTCATGCACATTTACAGCAATTACTCTCTTATTTCTAGCTTCAAATATCTTGCTGTATGCATTAATCAGCAATAAAATATATGACATAATGAAAGTAGTTGGATTTTTCTAATGTTAGAGATCACATTTTTTAGACTGAATAATTTCAAAATATCTTGTcacataaacataaaatgttGTACAGAAAATCCTGATTTGCCTTCACTTTGTGTACTTGTATTAAGTTCCACCGGATATATTTACAGCTTTTCTTCACGGTTAGTGATTAAAATTGGTCAAAGCAGAGAGcatcaaaagaacaaaaagttgCTTGGTTACCTGGAGCAAAACTACCATATCCATATCCAAGGAGGGCTACAATCCAGGGTTCGTTGAGGGTGATCCAGATCTTTACTTTACTTCCAAGTCTGCTGAATAAAACATCTGCATATTCTCTGAATCTTTGGACAATGATTTCATTCTCCCAGCCTCCTATTTTCTGAAGCTCTAACGGAAGATCCCAGTGGTACAGTGTAACCTGATAAAAGGATAAGAGAAAAATGCATGTTACAGTCAAAACTTTGATACACTTTTAACAGatcactttttttctgaaagaaaCTGCTGCTAAGAAAAGGAGCCCTCACAGCCTTTACGTTCATGTGGTTGAAAATGACCTGTAGTCTGGGATTAATCTCCTCTCTCTTTGATGCTGATTTTACCTAAGGAGCTACCAACTAATCTGAGCTTTAACGGTAATGTTTTAATTGACCAACTGTAgtccatttttaaataatttatatgAGTGTGTTGTCAATGATTTCAAGAAAGCTGTAAGCAGCAATACTGGAGGGAAAGCAATCAGCCCATTCTGATCAGGCATGTTTTCAATGTCCACTGTATCAGTTGAATTCATACTAACAACAGTGTGTACCTGGGGCTGAATATTTGCAGCTTTCAAAGCATCCAGTAATCTGTGGTAGTAGTTGAGTCCAGCTTCATTAATGTTCTTATTAGTGCCGTCAGGAAGCACTCTGGGCCAGGACACAGAGAAGCGATAGTGGGTCACTTTCAACTTCTTCAGCACCTCGATATCCTCGTCAAGCTTGTTGTAACTATTGCAAGCAACATCGCCATTATCGCCATTGGCCACTCGCCCAGGAGTGTGGGAAAACTCATCCCAGATATTAAATCCTTTTCCATCGGCTCTCCAACCACCTTCAATCTGAAATGTAAGAAAAGCAGTATTAAAAAAGCAGCCATGGTAAACACCCTCTGCATCCCACCCCAGCTGTACTCCACTCCAATGTGCCATAGCAGTATGAAGTTCTTTCTGCCACTTCTGAAACAGATTTGGGATGATATTGCCTACCTGGAAAGCAGCACTTGCAGTGCTCCAGGCAAAATCTTTCGGGAAATCTGCATAAAGTGGCGTCTCATCTTCTGTTACTGGGAAACCATTGTCCTTTATGACCTGGCAATAAGAGAGAGCTGAGAACTTGGCTGTCCTTGGCCGGTTTGGGTTATTGAAGTCAACATGGTGCAATCCAAACAAAAAGTTGTATGAATTCATCCAGTCAAAAGAATCCATGAGAGATGTTGCCATGTATCCCTTCACGTTTACACCGTCAAGATTTTGAGCTGCGTATTATAGGAGGGAAATAACTTAATTAGCAATAAAAATGGACCTCTGTAGATATATAGCCTCTACTAGAATACTATGACATGAAATTACACATAATGGTCAAAACGTGAGGGGTACTGCATGTGTATATGTAATGGGTATATTATTTAAGAGAACTAGTTGACGTGCCAACCAAAGTTTGACTTCAGCATGTAGATTATAATTTAATGAACATGATGTAACTCACCCTTTAAAGCCTCATCAACATAGGTTTTGTAGTAAAATACTCTCTCTATGT
This DNA window, taken from Amphiprion ocellaris isolate individual 3 ecotype Okinawa chromosome 11, ASM2253959v1, whole genome shotgun sequence, encodes the following:
- the LOC111579324 gene encoding lactase/phlorizin hydrolase-like, with translation MDNMSLLRKILPLCLIAVYGCLSQKHDHQLEAMFLAGPMTNKQVTGLNGETSDKALLDTFDCSHPIPPDSTKYFEYLQSRGVTHFKVPLSWTQLLPSGLPSQPQQAVVNCYQTLMKQLHQVGLEPLVILHGSTVPDSLRSRYGGWESKKLVQMFQQYAEFVFVQFGDLAKTWMTLSSLDELNNADLQNALHAHASVYRRYHQLFPERDGQVSVGTKASKIPDICDTQLLTYLDFLSIKVQYDCAAGQHLAKELQSVMGKCGDTPIVIYELNTNNCSPHEFVLDTKLFKEVSNRGQTVVGIDMVNMLHLADSPPKRDALDNRNNLLTSSCSTTYCNTWNHFATMSSSVRDTFLKESFPPGFQWATSTESFKVEGGWKADGKGETIWDRFGHEHQAFENQTVDLACDSYNKVDYDVYILRGLQVNTYQFSISWARIFPSGHRGSLSEKGALYYDKLINALIESGIQPVVTLYHWDLPQALQDAGGWTNPSIVEAFKDYADFCFSRFGDRVKTWNTFSSPWVVSHAGYGTGEHAPGIKDYVVSSYQVTHNMLKSHAEAWHVYNDNYRKTQGRKVGIALNSDWAEPKNPALPEDVAAADRYLQFMLGWFAHPIFVDGDYPAELKTQIELKRNKCPSSEPARLPVFTPSESKRILGTADFFGLNHYTSRLVSNIDGGCTPGPQGVGDFQESVDPSWSSTASDWVFSAPSGLRMLLRYISKEYLNVVNVPIYITGNGMPTEYSGDTLNDTSRIEYMRSYINEALKAILTDGVNVQRFTVQSLMDGFEGKQGYSERFGLHYVDFENPERPRTPKQSAYFYSQVIEQNGFAVSKGDVYEGVKMQLPHRAPALPPSEVPSKSKVVWEKFSHQSKFDRHMYHYGTFPQDFSWGVSSSAYQIEGGWDADGKGPSIWDVYTHTPGTMPADATGDVACDSYNRLDEDLYMLRALRVKSYRFSLSWSRIFPDGTRSSLNQKGVDYYNRLINGLLANKITPMVTIYHWDLPQALQDRGGWENVDMIDIFNDYCDFCFATFGDRVKLWMTINQPHSIAWLGYGLGTIPPSIKNPGISPYIVAHNLIKAHAKAYHTYDDKYRTSQGGLVSIALNADWIEPKDVNVPRDVESADRALQFQLGWFAHPIFKNGDYPDAMKWQVSAKSELQALSESRLPSFTEEEKNYIKGTADMFCINHYTTKVVTFATGKLSPYSYDEDRDVLETEEPDSPTTAYAGQRAVAWGLRRLLNWIKEEYGNPQIYVTENGMPSPYPITLDDIERVFYYKTYVDEALKAQNLDGVNVKGYMATSLMDSFDWMNSYNFLFGLHHVDFNNPNRPRTAKFSALSYCQVIKDNGFPVTEDETPLYADFPKDFAWSTASAAFQIEGGWRADGKGFNIWDEFSHTPGRVANGDNGDVACNSYNKLDEDIEVLKKLKVTHYRFSVSWPRVLPDGTNKNINEAGLNYYHRLLDALKAANIQPQVTLYHWDLPLELQKIGGWENEIIVQRFREYADVLFSRLGSKVKIWITLNEPWIVALLGYGYGSFAPGVTGKHYIAAHNLIKAHAEAWHLYNDKYRATQGGIISITLNSDWAMPRNPYKQQDVDAAKRYLEFFLGWYAHPIFKGDYPEIMRTTIRERSLAAGLPQSRLPEFTPEEIQRINGTHDFFGLNHYTSVLAFHIDVGDSQDYDSDRGTATMSDRTWLETGSAWLRITPFGFRKLLEYIKDEYGNPQIYVTENGVSEKGAVDLNDVHRKYYYENYINQGLKARVLDGADLRGYTAWSLMDNFEWAEGYAERFGLFFVNRSDPALPRIPKMSASYYTAIINCNGFKDPALGPHECLNPEATPAASATAATPSHTTTAEAPVKTTMSGYPMDKVDFLGRQLSADDAEVSLYVLFGFLLVSLLGIIGVVYGLVITRKKLKRSSQELYKMNRIEDGQVSVGTKASKIPDICNTQLLTYLDFLSIKVKYDCATGQHLAKELQSVMGKCGDTPIVIYELNTINCSPHEFVLDTKLFKEVSNRGQTIVGIDMVNMLHLADSPPKRDALDNRNNLLTSSCSTTYCKTWNHFATMSSSVRDAFLKESFPPGFQWATSTESFKVEGGWKADGKGETIWDRFSHEHQAFENQTVDLACDSYNKVDYDVYILRGLQVNTYQFSISWARTFPSGHRGSLSEKGALYYDKLIDALIESGIQPVVTLYHWDLPQALQDAGGWTNPSIVEAFKDYADFCFSRFGDRVKTWNTFSSPWVVSHAGYGTGEHAPGIKDYVVSSYQVTHNMLKSHAEAWHVYNDNYRKTQGGKVGIALNSDWAEPKNPAIPEDVAAADRYLQFMLGWFAHPIFVDGDYPAELKTQIELKRNKCPSSEPARLPVFTPSESKRILGTADFFGLNHYTSRLVSNIDGGCTPGPQGVGDFQESVDPSWSSTASNWIFSSPSGLRMLLNYISKQYLNVVNVPIYITGNGMPTEYGGDTFNDTSRIEYMRGYINEALKAILTDGVNVQRFTVQSLMDGFEGKQGYSERFGLHYVDFENPERPRTPKQSAYFYSQVIEQNGFALSKGDVYEGVKMQLPHRAPALPPSEVPSKSKVIWEKFSHQSKFDRHMYHYGTFPQDFSWGVSSSAYQIEGGWDADGKGPSIWDVYTHTPGTMPADATGDVACDSYNRLDEDLYMLRALRVKSYRFSLSWSRIFPDGTRSSLNQKGVDYYNRLINGLLANKITPMVTIYHWDLPQALQDRGGWENVDMIDIFNDYCDFCFATFGDRVKLWMTINQPHSIAWLGYGLGTIPPSIKNPGISPYIVAHNLIKAHAKAYHTYDDKYRVSQGGLVSIALNADWIEPKDANFPRDVESADRALQFQLGWFAHPIFKNGDYPDAMKWQVSAKSELQDLSESRLPSFTEEEKNYIKGTADMFCINHYTTKVVTFATGKLSPYSYGEDRDVLETEEPDSPTTAYAGQRAVAWGLRRLLNWIKEEYGNPQIYVTENGMPSPYPITLDDIERVFYYKTYVDEALKAQNLDGVNVKGYMATSLMDSFDWMNSYNFLFGLHHVDFNNPNRPRTAKFSALSYCQVIKDNGFPVTEDETPLYADFPKDFAWSTASAAFQIEGGWRADGKGFNIWDEFSHTPGRVANGDNGDVACNSYNKLDEDIEVLKKLKVTHYRFSVSWPRVLPDGTNKNINEAGLNYYHRLLDALKAANIQPQVTLYHWDLPLELQKIGGWENEIIVQRFREYADVLFSRLGSKVKIWITLNEPWIVALLGYGYGSFAPGVTGKHYIAAHNLIKAHAEAWHLYNDKYRATQGGIISITLNSDWAMPRNPYKQQDVDAAKRYLEFFLGWYAHPIFKGDYPEIMRTTIRERSLAAGLPQSRLPEFTPEEIQRINGTHDFFGLNHYTSVLAFHIDVGDSQDYDSDRGTATMSDRTWLETGSAWLRITPFGFRKLLEYIKDEYGNPQIYVTENGVSEKGAVDLNDVHRKYYYENYINQGLKARVLDGADLRGYTAWSLMDNFEWAEGYAERFGLFFVNRSDPALPRIPKMSASYYTAIINCNGFKDPALRPHECLNPEATPSATATTPSPATTAEAPVKTTMSGYPLDKVDFLGRQLSADDAEVSLYVLFGFLLVSLLGIIGVVYVLVITRKKLKRSSQELYKMNRM